In the genome of Bradyrhizobium arachidis, one region contains:
- a CDS encoding multidrug effflux MFS transporter has protein sequence MKIQPASAAFTVLLGFLAAVPYSGIDINLPALAATGAALGASPSHVGLTMSAFMLSLAIAPLLYGPISDRVGRKPVVLFGLALFVLASLACAAAQSLPMLLICRAVQGVGAASTATTFAIIRDLFDEASGRAKIASVMIAINVVTVIAPSAGAALLTVGGWRLIYACQAAAGVVLIFAVLWGLGESARKSARTGADRRLAASAVVNDYLRIITHPVSIVFILVGAAAGSTVFAYVTGSSLYFIGVVGLQPRQYGMIFSACSAAVMCGAFLDSQLGRRGVAPANVLTVGLVLLSAAASTMLVTTLAGWSPPAFVAALLIAVALAFGLSMPNLMNATMQPLPDIAGAVSAAAGCVQLTSGAIASGMVALLFDGRTALSMAAVMAATSLLALALYLRFAVASSRRSSGRKASASADG, from the coding sequence ATGAAGATCCAGCCCGCCTCCGCCGCCTTTACGGTTCTGCTCGGCTTCCTCGCGGCCGTGCCCTATTCCGGCATCGACATCAACCTTCCAGCGCTCGCCGCGACCGGCGCCGCACTGGGCGCGAGCCCGTCGCATGTCGGCCTGACGATGAGTGCCTTCATGCTGAGCCTTGCGATCGCACCGCTCCTCTACGGACCAATCTCCGACCGGGTCGGACGCAAGCCCGTCGTCCTGTTCGGCCTCGCGCTGTTCGTGCTCGCAAGCCTCGCCTGCGCGGCGGCGCAGTCGCTGCCGATGCTGCTGATCTGCCGCGCGGTCCAGGGCGTGGGCGCGGCGAGCACGGCCACGACCTTCGCGATCATCCGCGACCTGTTCGACGAAGCGTCCGGACGCGCGAAGATCGCCAGCGTCATGATCGCCATCAATGTGGTCACCGTGATCGCACCGAGCGCGGGTGCCGCGTTGCTCACGGTCGGCGGATGGCGTCTGATCTATGCATGTCAGGCTGCGGCTGGCGTCGTGCTGATATTCGCCGTGCTGTGGGGACTGGGCGAAAGCGCCAGGAAGAGCGCCAGGACCGGTGCCGACCGCCGCCTCGCGGCGTCGGCGGTCGTCAATGACTATCTGCGGATCATCACGCATCCGGTTTCGATCGTCTTCATTCTGGTCGGCGCGGCCGCCGGCTCCACCGTATTTGCCTATGTCACGGGCTCTTCGCTTTACTTCATCGGCGTGGTCGGCTTGCAGCCGAGGCAGTACGGCATGATCTTCAGTGCCTGCTCGGCAGCGGTGATGTGCGGCGCGTTCCTCGACAGCCAGCTCGGCCGACGTGGCGTCGCGCCGGCGAACGTGCTGACGGTCGGTCTCGTGCTGCTGTCTGCTGCCGCGAGCACGATGCTCGTGACGACGCTCGCCGGCTGGAGCCCGCCTGCCTTCGTCGCCGCGCTGCTGATCGCGGTGGCGCTGGCCTTCGGGCTCAGCATGCCGAACCTCATGAATGCGACGATGCAGCCGTTGCCCGATATCGCCGGCGCGGTCAGTGCTGCGGCCGGCTGCGTTCAACTGACATCCGGCGCGATCGCCAGCGGCATGGTCGCGCTGCTCTTCGACGGGCGCACGGCGCTCTCGATGGCAGCCGTCATGGCCGCCACTTCGCTGCTCGCGCTGGCGCTCTACTTGCGATTTGCCGTCGCCTCGTCGCGGCGGTCCAGCGGCAGAAAAGCATCCGCTAGCGCGGATGGCTGA
- a CDS encoding DUF1127 domain-containing protein: MPDQQLSSNVNRIVQSPHRQIGGIAQLDLSDDRGSKHVRAKVPDMSNYRAPSAAAPFVEMDRQATTWLSTAIAFCMEGFAVYGAALHPSAAFSVDEESVSANAHQAQRAGNRHPAVAHELLVSQHLNSSNFIAPLPAAWSEQCPREHGDWLARFGEQVVALWTYWRREHEIRRAVRALAEYDDRTLRDIGIQGRADIERMVRYCRDC; encoded by the coding sequence ATGCCGGACCAGCAGCTCTCTTCAAACGTGAACCGGATCGTTCAATCGCCCCATCGGCAGATCGGCGGCATTGCGCAGCTTGATCTGTCGGATGATCGGGGCAGCAAGCACGTTCGCGCCAAGGTGCCAGATATGTCGAACTACAGGGCGCCGTCGGCTGCGGCGCCCTTCGTGGAGATGGATCGTCAGGCGACCACCTGGCTGTCGACGGCGATAGCGTTCTGCATGGAAGGCTTTGCCGTCTACGGCGCGGCGCTGCATCCGAGCGCGGCTTTCTCGGTCGATGAGGAGTCGGTTTCTGCAAATGCGCACCAGGCTCAGCGCGCTGGCAATCGCCATCCCGCTGTGGCGCACGAGCTGCTCGTCTCTCAACATTTGAATAGTTCTAACTTCATTGCGCCTTTGCCTGCTGCGTGGAGCGAGCAATGCCCGCGCGAGCACGGAGACTGGCTGGCCCGGTTCGGCGAGCAGGTCGTGGCCTTGTGGACGTACTGGCGCAGGGAACACGAGATCAGACGGGCCGTCAGGGCGCTGGCGGAATACGACGACCGGACCTTGCGGGATATCGGTATCCAGGGCCGGGCGGACATCGAGCGAATGGTGAGGTACTGCCGTGATTGCTGA
- a CDS encoding sugar ABC transporter ATP-binding protein, translated as MDDPILEMRGVSKSFFGIKALRAVDLTVYAGEIHALMGENGAGKSTLMKILSGAYRPDPGGEIRIEGRTARIEGPLGGRAAGISIIYQELSLAPNLSVAENIYLGRELSHAGLLARGEMREGVGPILKRLGADFLPSTLVAHLSMGQRQLVEIARALHARSKILIMDEPTTSLSAAESERLFALIRQLRSEGLAIIYISHRMDEVYALGDRVTVLRDGRLVGSLDKQDIRADTIVRMMVGRDVSSFYKKEHDAEAGRGHPVLAAIDMADGRRVKGCSLTVHAGEVVGLAGLIGAGRTELAHLIIGAAPRTAGRLELEGRPVDIRTPGEALEAGVAYLTEDRKALGLFLDMSCLDNINLAVLGRDAKLGCVLDRDKARERAERAFAGLSIRAANVGVAAGGLSGGNQQKVLLSRLLAIAPKVLILDEPTRGVDVGAKSEIYSIIDNLAKAGTAILVISSDLPEIIGICDRVVVMRAGHIAGEVTRGPNSPLTQEDIMALATGMEHLDA; from the coding sequence ATGGACGATCCGATCCTCGAGATGCGCGGGGTCTCGAAATCCTTCTTCGGCATCAAGGCGCTGCGTGCCGTCGATCTCACCGTCTATGCCGGCGAAATCCATGCTTTGATGGGAGAGAACGGCGCCGGCAAGTCGACGCTGATGAAGATCCTGTCCGGCGCATACCGGCCCGATCCGGGCGGCGAAATCCGCATCGAAGGACGCACCGCTCGGATCGAAGGTCCGCTCGGCGGCCGTGCGGCGGGCATCTCCATCATCTATCAGGAACTGTCACTGGCTCCCAATCTCAGCGTTGCCGAGAATATCTATCTGGGGCGGGAGCTATCGCATGCAGGCTTGCTGGCCCGCGGCGAGATGCGTGAGGGCGTCGGGCCGATCCTGAAGCGGCTGGGCGCGGACTTCCTGCCATCGACACTGGTGGCGCACCTGTCGATGGGCCAGCGGCAATTGGTCGAGATCGCCCGGGCGCTGCACGCCAGATCAAAGATCCTGATCATGGATGAGCCAACCACCTCGTTGTCGGCCGCCGAAAGCGAGCGGCTGTTCGCGCTGATCCGCCAGCTACGCTCCGAAGGGCTCGCCATCATCTACATCTCGCATCGCATGGACGAGGTCTACGCGCTCGGCGACCGCGTCACCGTGCTGCGCGACGGCCGGCTGGTCGGCTCGCTCGACAAGCAGGACATCCGCGCCGACACCATCGTCCGGATGATGGTCGGGCGCGATGTCTCCTCATTCTACAAGAAGGAGCACGATGCCGAAGCGGGACGCGGACATCCGGTGCTCGCGGCGATCGACATGGCTGACGGACGCCGCGTCAAGGGCTGCTCGCTCACCGTGCATGCAGGCGAGGTGGTGGGGCTCGCCGGCCTGATCGGCGCCGGCCGCACCGAACTTGCGCATCTCATCATCGGCGCGGCGCCCAGGACTGCGGGCCGCCTCGAGCTCGAGGGACGCCCGGTCGACATCCGCACGCCGGGCGAGGCGCTCGAGGCGGGCGTCGCTTACCTGACGGAAGACAGGAAGGCGCTCGGCCTGTTTCTCGACATGTCGTGCCTTGACAATATCAATCTCGCCGTGCTCGGGCGCGATGCCAAGCTCGGCTGCGTCCTGGATCGCGACAAGGCGCGCGAGCGCGCCGAGCGGGCCTTCGCAGGGCTCAGCATCCGCGCCGCCAATGTCGGCGTCGCCGCAGGTGGCCTGTCCGGTGGCAACCAGCAGAAGGTGCTGCTATCGCGGCTTCTCGCCATTGCGCCGAAGGTCCTGATCCTCGATGAGCCGACGCGCGGCGTCGACGTCGGCGCCAAGTCGGAGATCTATTCGATCATCGACAATCTGGCCAAGGCCGGCACCGCGATCCTCGTCATCTCGTCCGATCTGCCCGAGATCATCGGCATCTGCGACCGCGTCGTCGTGATGCGTGCCGGGCACATCGCCGGGGAGGTCACGCGCGGCCCGAATTCGCCACTGACGCAGGAAGACATCATGGCGCTTGCCACGGGGATGGAGCATCTCGATGCCTGA
- a CDS encoding ABC transporter substrate-binding protein produces the protein MLKTIMLAGAAMALALSTAPSLAKELKSIGVSLGSMGNPFFVALSKGAEFEAKKTNPNVKITTVGFEYDLGKQVTQIDNFIAAGVDLILLNPGDPKAIGPAIKKAQAAGIVVVAVDTAAEGADATVTTNNVQAGEISCQYIVDKLGGKGDVVIENGPQVSAVIDRVVGCKNVLSKNPGIKVLSSDQDGKGSREGGLNVAQGYLTRFPKIDAIFAINDPQAIGTDLAARQQNRSGIIITAVDGAPDIEAALKDPQSPQVQASASQDPFFMARRAVQVGVGILNGQKPASTVELLPSKLVTRDNVAEYKGWTSDRSQ, from the coding sequence ATGTTGAAGACGATCATGCTCGCCGGCGCTGCCATGGCGCTCGCTCTAAGCACCGCGCCGTCCCTCGCCAAGGAGCTCAAGTCGATCGGTGTCTCGCTGGGATCGATGGGCAACCCGTTCTTCGTCGCGCTGTCGAAGGGCGCCGAGTTCGAGGCGAAGAAGACCAATCCCAATGTGAAGATCACGACAGTCGGCTTCGAATACGATCTCGGCAAGCAGGTCACCCAGATCGACAATTTCATCGCCGCTGGCGTCGACCTGATCCTGCTCAACCCCGGCGATCCCAAGGCGATCGGCCCGGCGATCAAGAAGGCGCAGGCGGCGGGCATCGTCGTCGTCGCGGTCGACACCGCGGCCGAAGGCGCCGATGCCACCGTGACGACCAACAACGTGCAGGCTGGCGAGATTTCCTGCCAGTACATCGTCGACAAGCTGGGCGGCAAAGGCGACGTCGTCATCGAGAACGGGCCGCAGGTCTCCGCCGTGATCGACCGCGTCGTCGGCTGCAAGAACGTCCTGTCGAAGAATCCCGGCATCAAGGTGCTATCCAGCGACCAGGACGGCAAGGGCTCGCGCGAAGGCGGTCTCAACGTGGCGCAGGGCTATCTGACGCGCTTCCCCAAGATCGACGCCATCTTCGCCATCAACGATCCGCAGGCGATCGGCACCGACCTTGCGGCGCGCCAGCAGAACCGCAGCGGCATCATCATCACTGCGGTCGACGGCGCGCCCGACATCGAGGCCGCGCTGAAGGATCCGCAGTCGCCGCAGGTCCAGGCCTCGGCTTCGCAGGACCCGTTCTTCATGGCGCGGCGGGCCGTGCAGGTCGGCGTCGGCATTCTCAACGGCCAGAAGCCGGCCTCCACCGTCGAGCTCCTGCCGTCCAAGCTCGTGACCAGGGACAACGTCGCGGAGTACAAGGGCTGGACCTCGGATCGCTCGCAGTAA
- a CDS encoding glycosyltransferase — MKVLFASTPATGHLNPMLAIANILIADGHEIAFLTGTVFRARVEASGARFFGLPKGADFDLRDILSVVPELKTIAPGPEWLRLACERIFVDAIPAQNQGLYESLEHFQADIIVGDDMFFGVLPMLLGSREARPPIVLCGTSFLHWARDDGAPNFLGLPPATTEEQRRQYAVIGDEYDANVDLPVLRSLNRVLKPFGVRPVTRPLFHSVIELADAYMQLSVPSFEFPRRFPSTVHFVGTPPIIRDQVPLPPWADELDGSRKVVLVTQGTVANHNFGLLIVPTLKALANEPDVLMVVTAGGRPVDAIPGPIPSNARIASYLPFEWLLPRVDVLVTNGGYGSVNQAMSFGIPLVTAGMTEDKADVNARVAWSGVGINLATNEPTSEALREAVRTVLDRPAYRMRASRMADEFTSIGTRSAVLRIIKRIAADDDDETRQAGAIETGRRSAHRQVS, encoded by the coding sequence ATGAAAGTTCTCTTCGCTTCGACGCCTGCGACCGGCCATCTCAATCCGATGCTGGCGATCGCCAACATCCTCATCGCCGACGGCCACGAGATCGCGTTCCTGACAGGGACGGTGTTTCGCGCCCGCGTCGAGGCCAGCGGCGCGAGATTCTTTGGCCTTCCCAAGGGCGCCGACTTCGATTTGCGCGACATTCTCTCGGTAGTCCCGGAGTTGAAGACCATCGCGCCGGGGCCGGAATGGCTGCGCCTCGCCTGCGAACGCATCTTCGTCGACGCCATCCCGGCGCAGAACCAGGGTCTCTACGAGTCGCTGGAGCACTTCCAGGCCGACATCATCGTCGGCGACGACATGTTCTTCGGCGTGCTGCCGATGCTGCTCGGCTCGCGGGAGGCGCGGCCGCCGATCGTGCTGTGCGGGACGTCGTTCCTGCACTGGGCGCGCGACGACGGCGCGCCAAATTTTCTCGGCTTGCCGCCTGCGACGACCGAGGAGCAGCGCCGGCAATACGCCGTCATTGGCGACGAGTACGACGCCAATGTCGATTTGCCCGTGCTGCGCAGCCTGAACAGGGTGTTGAAGCCCTTCGGCGTCCGGCCGGTGACGCGGCCGCTCTTCCATTCCGTCATCGAGCTCGCCGATGCCTATATGCAGTTGTCAGTGCCGAGCTTCGAGTTTCCGCGCAGGTTTCCCTCCACGGTCCATTTCGTCGGCACGCCGCCGATCATCCGCGACCAGGTCCCCTTGCCGCCATGGGCGGACGAGCTCGACGGTTCGCGCAAGGTGGTGCTGGTGACCCAGGGCACGGTGGCCAATCATAATTTCGGCCTGCTGATCGTCCCGACGCTCAAAGCGCTGGCGAACGAGCCCGACGTGCTGATGGTCGTGACCGCCGGCGGCCGCCCGGTTGACGCCATCCCCGGCCCTATCCCGTCCAATGCACGGATCGCCAGCTATCTGCCGTTCGAATGGCTGCTGCCGCGCGTCGACGTGCTCGTCACCAACGGCGGTTATGGCAGCGTCAACCAGGCCATGAGCTTCGGCATTCCGCTGGTCACGGCGGGCATGACGGAGGACAAGGCCGACGTCAATGCGCGCGTGGCGTGGTCCGGCGTCGGCATCAACCTCGCCACCAACGAGCCGACGTCCGAAGCGCTGCGCGAGGCGGTACGCACCGTGCTCGATCGTCCTGCCTATCGCATGCGTGCCTCGCGCATGGCCGACGAGTTCACCAGCATCGGCACCCGGTCGGCCGTGCTGCGGATCATCAAGCGCATCGCCGCCGATGACGACGACGAGACGCGGCAGGCCGGCGCGATCGAGACAGGCCGGAGGTCCGCGCATCGCCAGGTGAGCTGA
- a CDS encoding response regulator, whose protein sequence is MLADVGHIIVVDDDPTLRQMVIKYLEEHNVPSRAASTRAELHRHLEGAQPSLIILDLRLGQDDGLDMLREIRAQSDVPVIITTGHRPDEIDRIVGLELGADDYIIKPFSLRELLARVRAVLRRQEMGRVARARDPERGGYRFNGWKLERRGRRLLDANNEQVPLSKGEYALLLAFLEAPQRPLTREHLLQATRIHEDIFDRSIDVQVLRLRRKLETDPSAPRIIQTERGVGYVFTLPVEPF, encoded by the coding sequence ATGTTGGCAGACGTCGGCCATATCATCGTCGTCGATGACGACCCTACCCTACGGCAGATGGTGATCAAATATCTGGAAGAGCACAACGTCCCAAGCAGGGCCGCATCCACCCGGGCCGAGCTGCATCGACATCTGGAAGGAGCCCAGCCCAGCCTCATCATTCTCGATCTGCGGTTGGGGCAGGACGACGGCCTCGACATGCTCAGGGAAATCCGTGCGCAGTCCGACGTGCCGGTCATCATCACGACCGGCCACCGTCCAGACGAAATCGACCGTATCGTCGGTCTCGAGCTCGGCGCCGACGACTACATTATCAAGCCATTCAGCCTGAGGGAGCTGCTGGCACGGGTCCGCGCCGTGTTGCGCCGTCAGGAGATGGGACGGGTCGCGCGCGCCCGCGATCCGGAACGCGGCGGCTATCGCTTCAACGGCTGGAAGCTCGAACGCCGTGGCCGCAGGCTGCTGGACGCAAACAATGAGCAGGTTCCCCTGAGCAAGGGCGAATACGCGCTGCTGCTGGCCTTTCTCGAAGCGCCGCAGCGCCCGCTGACCCGCGAGCATCTGCTCCAGGCGACCCGCATCCACGAGGACATCTTTGATCGGAGCATCGATGTTCAGGTGCTGCGGCTGCGGCGCAAGCTCGAGACCGATCCGAGCGCGCCGCGCATCATCCAGACCGAGCGCGGTGTTGGTTACGTCTTCACGCTTCCGGTAGAACCGTTCTAA
- a CDS encoding ABC transporter permease subunit has product MPDNGASKASPAPTTTNGAAAETRRQRVRMLISALGMLPVLLILCIGFHMLSEGRFFTGQNLGIVLQQAAVNTVLAAGMTFVILTGGIDLSVGSILAASAMAGLTLSKLPELGMLWLPAALVTGLGFGLVNGALIALLRLPPFIVTLGSLTAVRGLARLLGADTTVFNPSIPYAFIGNGSLTLVPGVASIPWLSVIALLVILVSWLVLRRTVLGVHIYAVGGNESAARLAGIKVWAVLIFVYGVSGLFAGLGGAMQAARLYAANGLQLGQSYELDAITAVILGGTSFVGGIGSIWGTLVGALIIAVLSNGLILIGVSDIWQYVIKGLVIIGAVALDRYRLQGSART; this is encoded by the coding sequence ATGCCTGACAATGGTGCTTCGAAGGCCAGTCCCGCCCCGACGACGACCAACGGTGCCGCGGCAGAGACAAGGCGTCAACGGGTGAGGATGCTGATCAGCGCGCTCGGCATGCTGCCGGTGCTGCTGATTCTTTGCATCGGCTTCCACATGCTGTCCGAGGGCCGCTTCTTCACCGGACAAAATCTCGGCATCGTGCTGCAGCAGGCCGCGGTGAACACCGTGCTCGCCGCAGGCATGACCTTCGTCATCCTCACCGGCGGCATCGACCTGTCGGTCGGCTCGATCCTGGCGGCCTCCGCGATGGCGGGGTTGACGCTCTCCAAGCTGCCGGAGCTCGGCATGCTGTGGCTGCCGGCCGCGCTCGTCACCGGCCTTGGCTTCGGCCTCGTCAACGGCGCGCTGATTGCGCTCCTGCGCCTGCCGCCGTTCATCGTCACGCTCGGCTCGCTCACCGCCGTGCGCGGTCTGGCGCGACTACTCGGCGCCGACACCACCGTGTTCAATCCCTCGATTCCCTATGCGTTCATCGGCAACGGCTCGCTGACGCTGGTTCCCGGCGTCGCGTCGATCCCGTGGCTCTCGGTGATCGCCTTGCTCGTCATCCTCGTCTCCTGGCTGGTATTGCGCCGGACCGTGCTCGGCGTGCACATCTATGCGGTGGGCGGCAATGAAAGCGCGGCGCGGCTTGCCGGCATCAAGGTCTGGGCCGTGCTGATTTTCGTCTACGGCGTCTCGGGACTGTTCGCGGGGCTCGGCGGCGCCATGCAGGCGGCGCGCCTCTATGCAGCCAACGGTCTGCAGCTCGGCCAGTCCTACGAGCTCGATGCGATCACCGCCGTGATCCTCGGCGGCACCTCGTTCGTCGGCGGCATCGGCTCGATCTGGGGCACGCTGGTCGGCGCGCTGATCATCGCGGTGCTGTCGAACGGCCTGATCCTGATCGGTGTCTCCGACATCTGGCAATATGTGATCAAGGGCCTCGTCATCATCGGTGCCGTGGCGCTCGACCGCTACCGCCTGCAAGGGTCGGCCAGAACGTGA
- the xylB gene encoding xylulokinase — protein MYLGIDLGTSAVKTVLVDDAQRVIASESRPLATASPQPGYCEQDPAQWIDATFATLDALKASHAGALAAVEGIGLSGQMHGATLLDAGGKPLRPCILWNDGRAAAECRILERRWPALRVTTGNKAMPGFTAPKLLWIATHEPETFAATKLVLMPKAYLRLVLSGEAVEDVSDASGSLWLDAARRDWSDAALAATGLSRSHMPRLVEGCAPASTLRSELAQRWGMRRQPVIAGGAGDNPAGAVGIGAIRPGTAFVSLGTSGALLAPTSAIAANPDRAVHTFCHAVPGMWIQAGAILSAASCLAWAARLFGASEAELLAPLGSHPRAPSPVSFLPYLAGERTPHDDPFVRGMLDGLSHGTDRGAIVQAVLEGVAFALADCRDVLAEAGIAIAEADAIGGGSRSPFWLSVLANVLNVPVHRFAGGETGAAFGAARLGRLAVTGEAVAAVCTRPQRVETFEPDAKLVDAYAERLPAWRELYRPRH, from the coding sequence ATGTATCTCGGCATCGATCTCGGGACCTCCGCGGTCAAGACCGTTCTCGTCGACGATGCCCAGCGCGTGATCGCAAGCGAGAGCCGGCCGCTTGCGACGGCCTCGCCGCAGCCAGGCTATTGTGAGCAGGACCCCGCGCAGTGGATCGATGCGACCTTCGCCACGCTGGACGCCCTGAAGGCGAGCCATGCCGGCGCGCTCGCGGCGGTCGAAGGCATCGGACTATCAGGCCAGATGCATGGCGCCACGCTGCTCGATGCGGGCGGAAAGCCGCTGCGGCCCTGCATCCTCTGGAACGACGGACGCGCGGCCGCGGAGTGTCGCATTCTGGAACGACGCTGGCCCGCCTTGCGTGTGACGACGGGCAACAAGGCGATGCCGGGCTTCACCGCACCGAAGCTGCTGTGGATTGCGACGCACGAGCCTGAAACATTCGCGGCGACCAAGCTCGTTCTGATGCCAAAGGCCTATTTGCGCCTGGTGCTGTCAGGCGAGGCCGTCGAGGACGTCTCGGACGCATCGGGATCGTTGTGGCTCGACGCCGCGCGCCGGGACTGGTCGGACGCCGCACTGGCCGCCACGGGCCTGTCACGTAGTCACATGCCGCGCCTGGTCGAGGGATGCGCGCCTGCATCGACGCTGCGCAGCGAGCTCGCGCAACGTTGGGGCATGCGCAGGCAGCCGGTGATCGCGGGCGGTGCCGGCGACAATCCGGCGGGCGCCGTCGGCATCGGCGCGATCCGGCCGGGAACCGCCTTCGTGTCGTTGGGAACTTCGGGGGCCCTGCTGGCGCCGACCAGCGCGATCGCCGCCAACCCGGATCGCGCGGTGCATACATTCTGTCACGCCGTTCCCGGCATGTGGATTCAGGCCGGTGCGATTCTCTCGGCCGCCTCCTGCCTGGCCTGGGCCGCGCGCCTGTTCGGCGCCAGCGAGGCCGAGTTGCTGGCGCCGCTCGGATCGCACCCGCGGGCGCCGTCGCCGGTGAGCTTCTTGCCTTATCTCGCCGGCGAGCGGACGCCGCACGACGATCCCTTCGTGCGCGGCATGCTCGATGGCTTGAGCCATGGCACCGATCGCGGGGCGATCGTGCAGGCCGTGCTCGAAGGCGTTGCCTTCGCGCTCGCCGATTGCCGCGACGTGCTCGCCGAAGCCGGCATCGCGATTGCGGAGGCCGATGCCATCGGCGGTGGTTCGCGATCCCCGTTCTGGCTCTCGGTGCTGGCGAACGTGCTGAATGTTCCGGTCCATCGTTTTGCCGGAGGTGAAACCGGCGCGGCGTTCGGTGCGGCGAGATTGGGGCGGCTTGCTGTCACCGGTGAGGCGGTCGCCGCCGTATGCACGCGACCGCAGCGCGTCGAGACGTTTGAACCCGACGCAAAGCTGGTCGATGCCTATGCCGAGCGGCTTCCCGCCTGGCGCGAACTGTATCGGCCGCGCCACTAG
- a CDS encoding cytochrome-c peroxidase, with protein MDEPITPMPPAPTLDPRKVRLGERLFSDKRLSRDNSRSCLSCHNINTNGASTKPHDVDLSGAKLPLNTLTVFNATHNFRFSWEGKYRNVGADVAASLVNPRIMGSDLDTIAQKLDLDPAMRAGFFAAYGIGPDGDNIVDAIVNFEKTLVTPGSRFDRWLEGDSSALSSEELEGYREFKSLGCVSCHQGVNIGGNLFQRHGIFHPLASPDPAILRVPSLRNVATTPPYFHDGSAPTLDDAVRRMGQAQLNATLTDPQVKAIVAFLHTLTGQYRGAQVGGDP; from the coding sequence ATGGACGAGCCGATTACGCCGATGCCGCCGGCTCCGACGCTCGATCCGCGCAAGGTCAGGCTCGGTGAGCGCTTGTTCAGCGACAAGCGCCTGTCGCGCGACAATTCGAGAAGCTGCCTGTCGTGCCACAACATCAACACCAACGGCGCCAGTACGAAGCCGCACGATGTCGATCTGAGCGGTGCGAAGCTGCCGCTCAACACGTTGACCGTCTTCAACGCGACGCACAATTTTCGTTTCAGCTGGGAAGGAAAATATCGCAACGTCGGCGCAGACGTCGCGGCCTCGCTCGTCAATCCGCGGATCATGGGCAGCGATCTCGACACGATCGCGCAGAAGCTCGACCTGGATCCCGCGATGCGCGCCGGCTTCTTTGCCGCCTATGGTATCGGTCCGGACGGCGACAACATCGTTGATGCCATTGTGAATTTTGAAAAGACGTTGGTGACGCCCGGCAGCAGGTTCGATCGCTGGCTCGAAGGCGATAGCTCCGCGTTGAGCTCCGAGGAATTGGAAGGATACCGCGAGTTCAAATCCTTGGGCTGCGTCTCGTGCCATCAGGGCGTCAATATCGGCGGAAATCTGTTTCAGCGTCACGGCATATTTCATCCGTTGGCCTCGCCGGATCCAGCCATCCTGCGCGTGCCGAGCCTGCGCAATGTCGCGACGACCCCGCCTTACTTTCACGACGGCAGCGCACCGACGCTCGACGACGCGGTTCGCAGGATGGGACAGGCCCAATTGAACGCAACCCTGACTGATCCTCAAGTGAAGGCGATCGTCGCCTTTCTCCACACTCTGACCGGACAATATCGCGGTGCGCAGGTCGGAGGCGACCCATGA